The proteins below are encoded in one region of Ostrea edulis chromosome 3, xbOstEdul1.1, whole genome shotgun sequence:
- the LOC125675020 gene encoding lanC-like protein 3 produces MRFFQNKLADFVPEKPVSIDKSKWHDNVVAIVKTIVERMPPDPSTCSDGLYVGNLGVGYMLYYLATHESFQNERQEYLEQAFVYAKVNSEYIGRGGMKSSPPSSFILGQAGVWALNSMLFKTVGDEKSSDRYSAQYAQLSEYCKKIDFFGRNGSDELFVGRAGYLSGILALQQKIGKKVVGDDILTALWRTTVASGRKGAEKQRSSPKSTLMYSYYNTEYLGAAHGLSSILQMLLSFPEILKSDPAAEQDIRKSVDFMLGLEQNGNYPPAMDEVDPNHRRPEDQELVHWCHGAPGVVYLFARAYKVWGDQKYLDACLRCGEVTWARGLLKKGPGICHGVAGSGFVFLLLYRLTGDHRHLHRAQQFAEFLFTEEFQRGARVPDAPFSLYEGHAGTVCFLADLTQPDKAEFPLFNVIF; encoded by the exons ATGCGATTTTTCCAAAACAAGCTTGCAGATTTTGTTCCAGAGAAGCCTGTATCTATAGATAAATCCAAATGGCATGACAATGTTGTTGCTATTGTTAAAACGATAGTAGAACGGATGCCCCCGGATCCCAGCACCTGCTCTGACGGGCTGTATGTCGGGAACTTGGGGGTGGGCTACATGCTATATTACTTAGCTACCCATGAATCCTTCCAGAATGAAAGACAGGAATACCTGGAACAGGCTTTTGTGTATGCCAAAGTGAACTCGGAGTACATCGGGCGTGGGGGGATGAAGAGCTCTCCTCCCTCCTCTTTCATTTTGGGACAGGCTGGTGTGTGGGCACTCAACAGTATGTTGTTCAAGACAGTAGGTGACGAAAAGAGCTCCGATCGATATAGTGCTCAGTATGCACAGCTATCTGAATATTGTAAAAAGATTGACTTCTTTGGCAGAAATGGTTCTGATGAACTCTTTGTTGGGAGGGCTGGATATTTGTCTGGCATTTTGGCACTGCAGCAGAAAATAGGTAAAAAG gtTGTGGGAGATGATATTTTAACAGCTCTTTGGAGAACCACTGTTGCATCTGGTAGAAAAGGTGCAGAAAAGCAGAGATCAAGTCCCAAGTCAACCTTGATGTACTCTTACTATAACACAGAATATCTAG GTGCTGCCCATGGTTTGTCCTCCATCCTTCAGATGCTCTTAAGCTTCCCCGAGATCCTGAAGTCTGACCCAGCTGCTGAACAGGATATCCGTAAATCTGTGGATTTCATGCTAGGTCTAGAACAGAATGGTAACTATCCCCCAGCTATGGATGAAGTAGATCCGAATCACAGACGTCCAGAGGACCAGGAACTAGTGCACTGGTGTCACGGAGCTCCAG GTGTGGTTTACCTGTTTGCCCGTGCCTACAAAGTATGGGGCGACCAGAAATACCTGGATGCTTGCTTACGCTGTGGAGAGGTCACCTGGGCTAGAGGTCTGTTGAAGAAAGGCCCGGGTATTTGTCACGGCGTGGCGGGGAGTGGCTTTGTGTTTCTCCTCCTTTATCGCCTTACTGGCGACCATCGGCATCTCCACCGTGCCCAGCAGTTTGCCGAGTTTTTGTTTACTGAGGAGTTTCAGCGCGGAGCCCGAGTCCCCGATGCCCCGTTCAGTTTATATGAAGGACATGCAGGGACTGTGTGCTTTCTGGCCGACTTGACACAACCGGATAAAGCCGAATTCCCCCTCTTCAATGTCATCTTTTGA
- the LOC125675024 gene encoding novel acetylcholine receptor chaperone-like gives MASYVLRIISLTLGVFFIFIGTLKLTPSVNKELHKEMRKMYIRNAKVFPLIKWTKWKPNSHLYRKVIGGSEVVCGAILAFIPGPLKEAANVLMILIACLDVYSHYALDEGLDKMSLSVVFFLLLMCRLIIHLQMKAREYEVSERAQASERDHAPPTCQGHTHSVHPAAGAGFTAADKKNQ, from the exons ATGGCATCGTACGTGCTGAGGATAATATCGCTGACTCTTGGTGTCTTCTTCATCTTCATAGGCACCTTGAAGCTTACCCCTTCTGTCAACAAAGAATTACACAAAGAAATG AGGAAAATGTATATACGAAATGCCAAAGTTTTCCCCTTAATAAAATGGACAAAGTGGAAACCAAACTCCCACTTATACAGAAAAGTGATTGGTGGATCTGAAGTGGTGTGTGGTGCCATTCTAGCCTTTATACCAG gTCCACTGAAAGAGGCAGCCAATGTGCTAATGATACTCATAGCTTGTCTAGATGTATACTCACACTATGCGCTGGATGAAGGCCTGGATAAGATGAGTCTCTCCGTGGTTTTCTTCCTCTTGCTCATGTGCCGACTCATCATCCACCTCCAGATGAAGGCTCGCGAGTACGAGGTTTCTGAACGTGCTCAAGCCTCGGAACGAGACCATGCCCCGCCCACCTGTCAAGGACACACCCACTCTGTTCACCCAGCAGCTGGAGCTGGATTTACTGCCGCTGATAAAAAGAACCAGTGA